The Palaemon carinicauda isolate YSFRI2023 chromosome 33, ASM3689809v2, whole genome shotgun sequence genome contains a region encoding:
- the Tet gene encoding mucin-5AC isoform X1 produces the protein MEHCAGYIFPLPCTPRGEKMERRQAGMGAMMPFFPGPGMGEQPPLPPPEMPPFPHMRERFPNAVWGGESPQGQWPPPPFHPPSLGHPPMVHPPPPPPPHQFNQFEPRQPMFNFPGGPAGGAAPPVSVPVSQYNSQYNDQFTPGGDNGNGGYVPQGHFSPQTPQTSVPGFANGPANGFLNQSPGNGVVGGSSPHPHRYPGSNDYHQQQQQQQQQQQQQQQQQQQQQQGGMFKSPMASPAVSAPEASPVTGGFTMTTLPSPHAPHTPHTAEHPNEKPGYPPPPTQNLLGSRVTASGYSGQALEGGTGLPQGSPHGSASVQSRLKNMIMSRQGNSSYPGGGIDSPPLGEVHFSGHVAAVTSVSRDEPEHMEESLKMAQNFLAYRTTESGPGSVVHANTTDVKGGVETAMVLANSSSSTICRKEEIRDPPMEGVSASQENPSSSSSSTTSATEMMDDLENCKEHSVKVEEEESMETVEVKNEYEVKTEFEVNEQHGDPPNSIAPKPPDLSKDSNSPCNVQVQQQQTDVEMSEVNQQSDAGKKQLSVYDFPDSPDSLQNRQQDFRFGRVRGTGPCTSRPACASVPSGETTTVPISQPTPAGQSQNPRLSSSPTTTTTSTVGMVQPRPPGPPVPANLPQTSSSLSSPSSLPTSSTTTSSCTSSLSTFSCFTNTTTTTTNSHAASRPAFVTTPATQSQSHLPQQQLQQHWHHQSVNRQQQQQQLSVQQSSQKACSQQPKINNTNNLLTGAQQQHMVQQKQQQQICGVQLQTSEQPSQNASPMVATVAASQQQQQHHLQIKQEPADAPVMQQPQRLDTTTTTTQVKVEPVSYPPLTQVKVEPAPYPPSTQVKVEPAHYPPSTQVKVEPAPYPPPQPPPAQEGIGEAGMGQDIPIDLEALRQRLRQNELEIPQCSCPVPPGTADPGPIYSHLGSSSTLPGLRQQLEKQSGYTGTAIRIEKVVYTGKEGKTDSGCPLAKWVIRRVSPEEKMLAVVKRRGKHTCTTSWIVVAIVAWEGVPLPIADDLYSMLVYKLNRYGNPTERRCGVNDERTCVCQGFSQETCGASYSFGCSWSMYYNMCKYARSKTARKFRLTDEQEESDIEHKLQSLATILAPLYKRMAPSSYTNQTALEDESLECRLGYEHGRPWAGVTACADFCAHAHKDNHNMNNGCTVVATLTKHRGYAKPDDEQLHVLPLYVLDPTDEKGTYDGYQKKIQSGALEVLNKYPCEIRLRTVPLLSCRARNLLARGLPIPKRGRGRGKAKGRDIGRRQQVNGINKNPVPPVELNDLFGLNMDSVLSSIDFSDPDDVLNHYGLNGSDYGWLLDVGPDNDLGLLCDIDSIISSKDDSTSSDDVASSSNSVADNCYNDSQKNVGNLAASESHLNQREIAPVQTSASNESQLTPIVPPTSQMGSSPKTVSGPSASPTVQGFPHVPALMPPPQSPAPKRPFSPQSCSSPMSSRSTTPILPLQSGSPTVSPLPSPVVRSAPQQTSPCHSPLGSPSLKMNPPSSASPCSSPLPSPFASSFTPPGPAQVSSPSSSPLPGASSSTPSIPAQSPQGCQPPLASPFGGPAGTLQSSPFGPSCSVSMPLTPVSSPVQSNQGTANSQHSQSISQYQMCTNSMESQSQNFCKSQNDKLQSHLPNSSQINPSVTCSLQQTMQNGFNPSPQMHYRSTNQFSRGPNMQEEMPFHQDRLQSDPFSNLMSYTNNNSNEVPCSQPKEPETVIRYSDNIENFHDPDIGGVAIALTHGSVLFECAKHELHATTALKNPNRRDPKRISLVFYQHKNLIYRNHGWERFEEKMEKKRSEEERLIKEGKLEPSPRKKKKMMKEGFVFPEEKMINIEPEFQRMNGLASMKLEAGINPVLSEGHGIGNRLGHPQGHLVDKKPAIVDPHADLKNFKHPDLKSPPISYGNYPRPLHPSLDTPRPYSPCKKYIVSPQRPAYSLASSPPNVMLSMAPTLNPRHQKPRPTPDHTYSIGHPHGGFYGEHCRPPFNPVMQEFNPYNSMPHPAAQPHQLPGHHQQRNFPSQYPHHHGLMPGSYGSANHPSNQVHHSQNNMMHSPYGTPMHSPQNMVSPRGATVLSPHDNSMHSPCSNPHQSPHSNSLQSPHSHLHHSPQGNPLHSPLSNSLQCSYGNSVHSSHANVMQSPHGSIMNSPHSNPMQSPHGTPIHSPHANSMLSPHGNILSPQNSYMLSPPGNPPNTSLPSPQTNMHSPLGTACMLSPNVSTHSTSALSPRANPHNMCMQSQHSNPLVSMANMQSPSMVGSLVNTQSTCFPLQQGHQPTPSSNTFTNVQNISMPNQQSTQLGNNMLSPNSSSTCTSLPNANVSPQGSCMINTKSTMLSKQNNCIVNSQMTQHASMAKPVVSIHNSSNINSCNTSVQSPQASPCDNSMPSPAVDQSKSITSSAKSTSQSDASESCESVTKPPVGNLHQSENSSQMTQPSKGSITLQNACMPGANFSTQNVPSSDVSSNLHSMAMPGHHINTNVPDSNVPVNHHNMPVLGQNQGYPNPQVPQPSYGLTPPYSPGPHGALAQGTPLPSFNNGPSNYTQLAPRGPPTHSTSTWSEMRYAPPFRVSGPYSEWSGN, from the exons ACGCCAAGAGGAGAGAAGATGGAACGCCGACAAGCTGGAATGGGTGCCATGATGCCCTTCTTCCCAGGCCCTGGAATGGGTGAGCAGCCCCCTCTGCCCCCTCCAGAAATGCCCCCATTCCCACACATGAGGGAGCGCTTCCCAAATGCCGTTTGGGGAGGGGAGTCTCCGCAAGGACAGTGGCCTCCTCCACCTTTCCATCCTCCAAGCCTAGGCCATCCTCCAATGGTCcatcccccaccaccaccaccaccacaccagTTCAATCAGTTCGAACCAAGGCAACCTATGTTTAATTTCCCTGGGGGTCCTGCAGGTGGAGCAGCGCCCCCTGTCAGTGTACCAGTGTCACAGTACAACAGTCAGTACAATGATCAGTTTACTCCTGGTGGAGATAATGGCAATGGTGGGTATGTCCCACAAGGGCATTTCTCCCCACAGACTCCGCAGACCTCCGTCCCGGGCTTCGCCAATGGCCCAGCGAATGGGTTCCTAAATCAAAGCCCGGGAAACGGGGTAGTGGGGGGTTCGTCCCCCCATCCCCACCGCTACCCAGGATCTAACGATtaccatcagcagcagcagcagcagcagcaacaacaacagcaacagcagcagcagcagcagcaacagcagcaaggtGGGATGTTCAAATCACCAATGGCTTCGCCAGCGGTTTCGGCGCCTGAGGCGTCACCAGTGACGGGTGGGTTCACCATGACCACACTCCCGTCACCACACGCTCCGCATACGCCCCATACTGCGGAGCACCCAAACGAGAAGCCTGGGTACCCTCCGCCTCCCACGCAGAATTTACTCGGCTCTAGAGTGACTGCGAGCGGGTACTCGGGTCAAGCCTTAGAGGGAGGCACTGGCTTGCCACAGGGCAGCCCACATGGCTCTGCTAGTGTACAGAGTCgattaaaaaatatgataatgtCAAGACAAGGCAACAGCAGCTATCCTGGCGGTGGGATTGATAGTCCGCCCCTCGGAGAGGTGCATTTCTCTGGACATGTAGCAGCTGTCACCAGCGTCTCCAGAGACGAACCTGAGCACATGGAAGAATCTCTCAAAATGGCTCAGAATTTTTTAGCCTATAGGACTACAGAGTCTGGCCCGGGCTCTGTAGTCCATGCCAACACAACTGATGTGAAGGGCGGCGTTGAGACCGCGATGGTCCTCGCCAACTCCTCTTCCTCTACTATATGCAGGAAAGAGGAGATAAGAGACCCTCCTATGGAAGGGGTCTCCGCATCACAAgaaaacccatcttcatcatcatcatcaacaacatctgCAACAGAAATGATGGATGACCTCGAAAATTGTAAGGAACATAGTGtcaaagtagaagaagaagaaagtatggAAACTGTCGAAGTGAAAAATGAATATGAAGTTAAGACAGAATTTGAAGTTAATGAGCAGCACGGTGATCCACCGAACAGCATAGCTCCCAAACCACCTGATCTATCTAAGGACAGCAACAGCCCCTGTAATGTTCAGGTGCAACAGCAGCAAACAGATGTAGAAATGAGTGAAGTTAATCAACAAAGTGATGCAGGAAAAAAGCAGCTCTCTGTGTATGACTTCCCCGACAGTCCTGATTCTCTACAGAATCGCCAACAGGATTTTCGGTTTGGCAGGGTCAGGGGGACAGGTCCGTGTACGTCACGGCCTGCGTGTGCTAGTGTGCCCAGTGGTGAAACCACCACTGTGCCCATTAGCCAACCCACCCCCGCGGGTCAATCTCAGAACCCTAGGTTGTCATCCTCGCCCACGACGACGACGACGTCGACGGTGGGGATGGTGCAACCCCGACCCCCTGGGCCCCCTGTCCCTGCCAATCTGCCacagacatcatcatcattatcatctccatcatCATTACCTACTTCATCAACGACAACATCATCATGTACCTCATCGTTGTCAACTTTCAGTTGTTTCACAAACACAACCACCACGACCACCAATTCTCATGCTGCTTCCAGACCAGCCTTTGTTACAACCCCTGCCACGCAGTCCCAAAGTCATCTGCCCCAACAGCAGTTGCAGCAGCACTGGCATCATCAGTCTGTCAatcgccaacaacaacaacaacagctcagCGTCCAACAATCTTCTCAGAAGGCCTGCTCACAGCAGCCAAagattaataacactaataatctGCTCACTGGTGCTCAACAACAACATATggtacaacagaaacaacaacagcaGATATGTGGTGTCCAGCTGCAGACTAGCGAGCAGCCAAGTCAGAACGCCTCCCCCATGGTAGCTACTGTTGCTGCCtcacagcagcaacagcaacatcaCCTTCAGATAAAGCAAGAACCTGCTGATGCACCTGTGATGCAGCAGCCCCAGCGCcttgacacaacaacaacaacaacgcaagTGAAGGTTGAGCCAGTATCTTATCCTCCTCTAACGCAAGTGAAGGTTGAGCCTGCACCTTACCCCCCTTCAACGCAAGTGAAGGTTGAGCCTGCACATTACCCCCCTTCAACGCAAGTAAAGGTGGAGCCAGCCCCTTATCCCCCTCCCCAACCTCCTCCGGCCCAAGAGGGTATCGGTGAGGCGGGGATGGGTCAGGATATACCCATCGACTTGGAGGCTCTCCGTCAGCGTCTCCGTCAGAACGAACTGGAGATTCCTCAGTGTTCTTGCCCAGTGCCCCCTG GAACCGCAGATCCTGGTCCAATATACAGTCATCTCGGCTCATCATCGACTCTACCGGGTTTACGGCAACAGCTTGAGAAGCAAAGCGGATACACAGGCACTGCTATTAGAATAGAAAAAGTAGTTTACACTGGGAAAGAAGGCAAGACAGATTCCGGATGTCCGCTTGCCAAATGG GTAATTCGCCGAGTTAGCCCGGAAGAGAAGATGCTTGCTGTTGTCAAAAGGAGAGGCAAGCACACATGCACAACATCCTGGATAGTTGTGGCAATTGTTGCATGGGAGGGGGTTCCCTTGCCAATTGCAGATGATCTGTACTCCATGCTTGTGTACAAACTGAACAGATACGGAAACCCTACGGAAAGAAG GTGTGGTGTTAATGATGAACGTACTTGCGTTTGTCAAGGATTCAGTCAAGAGACCTGTGGTGCTTCTTATAGTTTTGGCTGCTCGTGGTCTATGTATTACAACATGTGCAAATATGCTCGCAGTAAAACAGCAAGAAAATTCAGACTAACCGATGAGCAAGAG gAGAGCGACATTGAACATAAATTACAGAGCTTAGCTACAATTTTAGCTCCTCTGTACAAAAGAATGGCACCTAGTTCTTACACCAACCAAACTGCCTTAGAAGATGAGAGTTTAGAGTGCCGTCTTGGCTATGAACATGGACGTCCGTGGGCGGGAGTCACTGCATGTGCGGACTTCTGTGCTCATGCACATAAAGACAACCACAACATGAACAACGGTTGCACAGTTGTGGCCACCTTGACAAAACACAGAGGATATGCAAAACCAGATGATGAACAACTACATGTCCTACCATTGTACGTGCTAGATCCAACAGATGAAAAGGGGACCTATGATGGATACCAAAAAAAGATTCAGTCTGGTGCTCTGGAGGTGCTTAATAA ATATCCATGTGAAATTCGCCTTCGAACTGTACCACTTCTGTCATGTCGAGCAAGAAATCTTTTGGCGCGAGGACTTCCCATCCCAAAGCGTGGAAGAGGCAGAGGAAAAGCGAAAGGAAGAGATATTGGAAGACGGCAGCAAGTCAATGGAATCAACAAAAATCCGGTACCACCCGTGGAATTAAATGATTTGTTCGGGCTGAATATGGATTCAGTGCTTAGTAGCATAGACTTCAGTGATCCTGATGATGTACTTAACCATTATGGACTTAATGGTTCTGATTACGGATGGCTTTTAGATGTTGGCCCAGACAATGATTTAGGACTTTTATGTGATATAGACTCAATAATTTCAAGTAAAGATGATAGTACAAGCAGTGATGATGTTGCATCTTCCAGTAACTCTGTAGCCGATAATTGTTACAATGATAGCCAGAAGAATGTTGGGAATTTGGCAGCTTCAGAAAGTCACTTAAACCAAAGAGAAATTGCACCTGTTCAAACTTCAGCATCTAATGAATCTCAGTTAACCCCTATTGTTCCTCCTACCAGTCAAATGGGAAGTTCACCAAAAACTGTGTCTGGCCCGAGTGCCTCTCCAACAGTACAAGGATTCCCTCATGTTCCAGCTTTAATGCCTCCTCCTCAGTCACCAGCCCCAAAGAGACCCTTTTCCCCACAGTCATGTAGCTCTCCAATGTCTTCTCGTTCTACGACCCCAATTCTCCCTCTTCAGTCGGGTAGTCCAACAGTATCGCCTCTTCCCTCCCCAGTTGTACGTTCAGCACCACAGCAAACGAGTCCTTGTCATTCTCCTTTAGGATCTCCTTCACTGAAAATGAATCCTCCTTCATCAGCTAGTCCTTGTTCCTCCCCTCTTCCTTCACCATTTGCAAGCTCATTTACCCCACCTGGTCCCGCCCAGGTTTCCAGTCCTAGCTCTTCTCCTTTGCCGGGTGCAAGTAGCTCAACTCCCTCAATTCCAGCTCAGTCCCCACAAGGATGCCAACCACCATTAGCATCACCCTTTGGAGGACCTGCTGGAACATTACAGTCATCCCCTTTTGGTCCAAGCTGTTCTGTAAGCATGCCACTCACTCCTGTATCATCCCCAGTTCAAAGTAACCAAGGAACTGCCAATTCTCAACATTCCCAGTCTATCAGTCAGTATCAGATGTGTACAAATTCTATGGAAAGCCAAAGCCAAAACTTCTGTAAGTCACAAAATGATAAACTTCAGTCCCACCTCCCCAACTCTTCACAAATTAATCCCTCCGTTACTTGTAGTTTGCAACAGACGATGCAAAATGGTTTCAATCCATCTCCGCAAATGCACTACAGAAGTACAAATCAATTTAGTAGGGGACCAAATATGCAAGAAGAAATGCCTTTCCATCAAGATAGGTTGCAGAGTGACCCTTTCTCCAATTTAATGAGCTAcacaaataataatagcaatgaagtTCCATGTAGTCAGCCAAAAGAACCTGAAACTGTAATCAGATATAGTGACAACATTGAGAATTTTCATGATCCAGATATTGGCGGCGTAGCCATTGCTCTGACACACGGTTCGGTGCTATTTGAATGTGCCAAACATGAATTACACGCCACGACTGCACTAAAAAATCCTAATAGACGTGATCCCAAGAGAATTAGTCTCGTGTTTTATCAGCACAAGAACCTCATCTATAGAAACCATGGATGGGAAAGGTTTGAAGAGAAGATGGAAAAGAAGCGGAGTGAAGAGGAGAGGCTGATAAAAGAGGGGAAACTGGAGCCTTCacctagaaagaagaagaagatgatgaaggaaGGTTTTGTCTTCCCCGAAGAGAAGATGATAAACATTGAGCCGGAATTCCAAAGGATGAATGGGTTAGCCAGTATGAAGCTAGAGGCAGGAATTAATCCCGTTCTTAGTGAAGGACATGGTATCGGAAACAGGCTAGGCCACCCACAAGGTCATCTTGTGGATAAAAAGCCAGCTATTGTTGATCCCCATGCTGATCTCAAGAACTTTAAGCATCCTGATTTGAAATCCCCTCCCATAAGTTACGGTAATTATCCTAGGCCTTTACATCCTTCGTTAGATACCCCACGTCCTTATAGTCCTTGTAAAAAGTATATTGTTTCGCCCCAAAGACCCGCCTATTCCTTGGCTTCTTCTCCTCCTAATGTTATGCTTTCCATGGCTCCAACACTTAATCCTCGCCACCAAAAACCTAGACCAACTCCTGACCATACATATTCAATCGGGCACCCTCACGGTGGATTTTACGGAGAGCATTGCCGGCCTCCGTTCAATCCTGTCATGCAAGAGTTCAATCCTTATAATTCCATGCCCCATCCTGCAGCACAACCTCATCAACTTCCAGGTCATCACCAGCAGCGAAACTTTCCCAGTCAGTATCCCCATCATCATGGTCTCATGCCAGGCTCATATGGTAGCGCAAATCACCCCAGTAATCAAGTGCATCATTCTCAAAACAACATGATGCATAGCCCTTATGGCACACCAATGCACAGTCCACAGAATATGGTGAGTCCGCGTGGTGCAACCGTGCTTAGCCCACATGATAATTCAATGCATAGTCCTTGCAGTAATCCACATCAAAGTCCTCATAGTAATTCATTGCAAAGTCCACATAGTCATCTGCATCATAGTCCTCAAGGCAATCCTTTACATAGTCCTCTTAGCAACTCATTACAATGTTCCTATGGTAATTCAGTGCATAGTTCACATGCAAATGTAATGCAAAGTCCCCATGGCAGTATAATGAATAGCCCTCACAGTAATCCAATGCAGAGCCCTCATGGAACTCCTATACACAGTCCTCATGCCAACAGCATGCTTAGTCCTCACGGAAACATATTAAGTCCGCAGAACAGTTACATGTTAAGTCCACCAGGAAACCCACCTAATACATCTTTGCCAAGTCCACAGACAAATATGCATAGTCCACTTGGGACTGCGTGTATGTTAAGTCCAAATGTAAGCACGCATAGTACATCTGCGTTAAGTCCTCGGGCAAATCCTCATAACATGTGCATGCAAAGTCAGCATTCTAATCCTCTTGTATCAATGGCAAATATGCAGAGTCCTTCAATGGTAGGCTCTCTTGTAAATACACAAAGCACTTGTTTCCCCCTTCAACAAGGACACCAACCAACACCCTCTTCAAATACATTTACAAATGTGCAAAACATCAGTATGCCAAATCAGCAGTCCACTCAACTCGGTAACAACATGTTGAGTCCAAATTCTAGTTCAACTTGTACCTCTTTACCAAATGCCAACGTGAGTCCGCAAGGTTCTTGCATGATAAATACAAAATCAACCATGCTTTCAAAGCAGAATAATTGTATAGTTAATTCTCAGATGACCCAACATGCATCCATGGCAAAACCTGTTGTAAGTATTCATAACTCATCTAACATTAATTCATGCAATACATCTGTCCAAAGTCCGCAGGCAAGTCCATGTGACAATTCTATGCCAAGTCCAGCTGTTGATCAAAGTAAATCCATAACCAGTTCAGCAAAATCAACTTCACAGTCTGATGCGAGTGAGAGTTGTGAGTCTGTGACTAAACCCCCTGTAGGTAACCTTCATCAAtcagaaaattcttcacaaatgaCACAACCATCGAAAGGCTCCATTACCTTACAGAATGCATGTATGCCGGGGGCTAATTTCAGTACACAAAATGTTCCTTCATCTGATGTTTCATCAAATCTACATAGCATGGCTATGCCAGGACATCACATAAACACTAATGTGCCTGATTCAAATGTTCCTGTAAACCACCACAACATGCCTGTTCTTGGTCAAAATCAAGGCTACCCTAATCCCCAAGTTCCCCAACCCTCTTATGGTTTAACGCCTCCTTACAGCCCTGGTCCCCACGGCGCTCTAGCACAAGGAACTCCTCTTCCTAGCTTCAATAATGGCCCCAGTAACTATACTCAGCTGGCGCCTAGAGGGCCTCCAACCCACTCGACTTCCACGTGGTCAGAGATGCGATATGCTCCGCCATTTAGAGTGTCTGGACCCTACAGTGAATGGTCAGGGAATTAG